A segment of the Terriglobia bacterium genome:
ATCCGCGAATAGTCCATTTTGTAAATGTGGTCGCCCCCCAGGACGAGCACGTGCTTGGGCTGCTCCGCGCCGATGGAGTAAATGTTCTGGTAAACCGCGTCGGCCGTGCCCAGGTACCAGTTCTCGCTGACCCGCTTCATCGGCGGCAGGATCTCGACGAACTCGCCCAGGTCGCGCGCCACGATGTTCCAGCCCTCGCGGATATGCCGGTTCAGCGACAGCGCCTTGTACTGCGTGAGGATGTACACCTTCCGCAGGTCGGAATTGATGCAGTTCGATAAGGTAATGTCGATGATGCGGTAAATCCCGCCGAAGGTCACCGCCGGCTTGGCGCGGTCGCGCGTCAGGGGATACAGGCGCTCGCCCGCCCCTCCGGCCAGCAGCACTCCAAGCGTGTCTTTCATCGCATCGTTCCCGGATCGGTGGTAGTTGCTCGCGGTCAGGAAGCCCAAGCGAGCATTCGATGGTAGCACAAGGAATCGGATGATCGGGTGATCGGATGATCTGCATGCCCGCCGCCTGGCGCCGGCAGCTTGCCGCCTGTTCCTCCACGTCACACGGTTTTGTGATTTATGACCAAGCTCCTGGGTTATGCGCTGCTAGAATGGAGCCCGTGCTAGGCCTTTCCACCGCCCGCAAGCTGGGAATTTTCGGTCGCGTCGCGGCGCGCCAGGCGGGCCAGAGCCGATGGTTGCGCGCCGGCTACTCCGCCCTCCAGATCACCCTCCGGCACTTCGGGCGCGTCGTCCACCTGCTTTGGCTGGAGATCACGGGAGTGTTTTTCTTGTTCTTTGCCCTGGTAGGCGGCGTGGCCTGTTGGCGCGAGTACCTGAAATGGCAGGCCGGCAAGATCGGCCCCGGCAAAATGGTCCTGGCCGCCGGCTTTGCCCTGGTGTTCTTGTGGTTTGGTGTGAGTTCGTTCTGGCGCGTGAAGCGGAAAGCCTGAAAGTCTCTCGGTCTATCAGTCTATCGGTCACTCATTGCCGATCGACCTAAACACTGATCGACCGACAGACCGAAAGACCGATAGACGGAGGTTCCCCCCATGGCCGAAAAAGACGTACTCCCCAGCGTGAAGAAAATCCCGGCCACCAGCGAAGAGCACACCTCCTCCCACATCTCCGTCCACCCGCTCTACACACCCGCCGATCTCGCCGGCCTGGATTACGACCGCGACGTCGGCTATCCCGGGCAGTTTCCCTACACCCGCGGCGTGCAGACCACCATGTACCGCGGCCGCCTGTGGACGATGCGCCAGTACGCCGGCATGGGCGACGCCGAGGACTCCAACAAGCGTTACAAGTACCTGCTCGACGCCGGCACCACCGGCCTGAGCGTCGCCTTCGACCTGCCCACGCAGATCGGCATGGACTCCGACAGCCCCATGGCGACGGGCGAGGTTGGCAAGGTCGGTGTCGCCATTGATTCCATCGAGGACATGCAGCGCCTCTTCGACGGCATCCCGCTGGAAAAAATCACCACCTCGATGACCATCAACGCCACCGCCGCCATCCTGCTGGCGCTCTACATCGCGGTGGCCAAGCGCCAGGGCAGCGATCCTCGCAAGCTCGGCGGCACGGTGCAGAACGACATTCTCAAGGAGTACATCGCGCGCGGAACTTACATTTATCCGCTGAAGCAGGCGATGCGCATCGTCACCGACATCTTCGCCTACGCCAACCAGCACGTCCCCGAGTGGAACACCATTTCCATCAGCGGCTATCACATGCGCGAGGCCGGATGCACCGCGGTGCAGGAGGTCGCGTTCACCCTCGCCAACGGCATGGCGTACGTGCAGGCGGCGATTGATGCCGGGCTCGACGTGGACAAGTTCGCTCCACGCCTGTCGTTCTTCTTCAACTCGATGAGTAATTTCCTGGAGGAAGTGGCGAAATTCCGCGCCGCCCGGCGCATGTGGGCCAGAATCATGCGCGAGCAGTTCGGCGCCAAGAATCCGCGCTCCTGGATGCTGCGCTTCCATACCCAGACCGCGGGATCGTCGCTCACCGCGCAGCAGCCGGAAAACAACATCGTGCGCACCGCGTTGCAGGCGCTGGCCGCAGTGCTGGGCGGCACGCAGTCGCTGCACACCAATTCCTACGACGAGGCGCTCGCGTTGCCGACCGAGCAGGCGGTCCGCGTCGCCCTGCGCACCCAGCAGATCGTCGCCTACGAAAGCGGCGTGGCGCAGACCATTGACCCGCTCGCCGGGTCGTACTATGTCGAGTCGCTGACCAGCGAGATTGAGAAGCACGCCCTCGGCTACCTCGACAAGATCGAGGCGATGGGCGGGATGCTGAAGGCGATCGAGCGCGGCTTCGTGCAGCAGGAAATCCAGAACTCGGCCTATGTGTACCAGCAGGCCGTGGACCGGCTGGAGCAGGTGGTGGTCGGGGTCAACCGCTTCGAGCAGGAGCAGGAGCGCTCCATCGAACTTTTGCGCCTCAACGAAGATCTGGAACGGCAGCAGGTGGAGCGCCTCCGCGAACTGCGCACGCGGCGAGACAAGGGCCCGTGGCAGGCTTCGCTAAAGGCGGTCGAGGACGCCGCCCACTCCGGCGCCAACCTGATGCCCGCCATCATCACCGCCGTGGAGAGCTACGCGACCGTGGGCGAGATCAGCGACACGCTGAGAAGGGTGTTCGGGGAGTACAAGGAAGCGGTGGTGATTTAGCAGTCGCTACGCCATGCATAAGTCCCCGTGCTCTGGGCCGCACTGAAACAACACCGGACAGGTGAGCTGAAGAATGACAACAGCATGAAACGGATTGTTTTCTATTCGTGGCAGTCCGATCTTCCGAACGCGACGAACAGAGGCTTCATTCAAACGGCGCTCGAAAATGCTGCCGCTGGTATAGTCGCCGACGCCACCTTAGCCGTGCAACCAGTCGTCGACCGAGACACACAGGGGGTGCCTGGATCGCCAGATATCGCCGCGACGATCTTCGCGAAAATCACAGCTTCTGATGTTTTTGTTGCAGATGTTTCGATAGTCGCGCGACCTGCCGACGGGAGAGCATGTCCCAACCCAAATGTCCTAATTGAACTCGGCTATGCGATGAAGGCACTAGGTTACGAACGAATGATCCTTGTTTTTAATAACGCATTTGGGAAGATTGAGGAGCTCCCGTTTGATTTGCGCATGCGGCGGATTCTCGTTTACGACATGCCGGCCTCGAAACAGGAAAGAGCTCCAGAGCGAAAAAAACTGGAGGGGCAGTTCGATGGAGCACTTCGCGCTGCTCTCCAGTCGCTTCCCGCGCCCTCGACTGCTTTACCTTCAATTCCGTCCACAGCAGCAATCGAGAACGTTCAGCCCAATCGCGTCATCGTTCTTCGTCGCGATTTAGATGGAATTCTGGACGCCATACAACAGAGAGAGCCTCGCAAGCACCGAGACGGAGCGACGCCTGACGAATTAATTGCCGCAATTAGTTCTACTCAGGAACCCGTCGCGACTTTCTCCAAGATCGCGGAAACCGTGGCTATCATGGACGACACGGATGCGGCGCTGCAGTTGTATCGGTGGTTCGGCCGCGTATTCGAAAATTACAACCTGCCGGAGAACTTCAGCGGACAATTCAGCTCTGCTGATCATGACTATTTCAAGTTTGTTGGCCACGAGTTATTCGTAACGTTCTTCGCGTTCCTACTTCGGGAGCAGCGCTGGGGCTCAATCGAGCAACTGCTAGGGGAACCGATTCCTATGAAGAATGTTCCTCGTGAGCACGGGACGGGGAACGTCTACTG
Coding sequences within it:
- a CDS encoding nucleotide-binding protein; its protein translation is MLWAALKQHRTGELKNDNSMKRIVFYSWQSDLPNATNRGFIQTALENAAAGIVADATLAVQPVVDRDTQGVPGSPDIAATIFAKITASDVFVADVSIVARPADGRACPNPNVLIELGYAMKALGYERMILVFNNAFGKIEELPFDLRMRRILVYDMPASKQERAPERKKLEGQFDGALRAALQSLPAPSTALPSIPSTAAIENVQPNRVIVLRRDLDGILDAIQQREPRKHRDGATPDELIAAISSTQEPVATFSKIAETVAIMDDTDAALQLYRWFGRVFENYNLPENFSGQFSSADHDYFKFVGHELFVTFFAFLLREQRWGSIEQLLGEPIPMKNVPREHGTGNVYWEYASEHLSLLIDESPKRRRISLHADILHERHTTGGLAAVLSFDDFAAADYFLFLAGELRHETPPDTFFEWRPWSALYLKRAPTFLLNAEKTSVAVQVARAIGVPSVAEFKKRLAERAPRITLLFRGSGGFWHEQPLRDQDIQRIASR
- a CDS encoding methylmalonyl-CoA mutase family protein, with protein sequence MAEKDVLPSVKKIPATSEEHTSSHISVHPLYTPADLAGLDYDRDVGYPGQFPYTRGVQTTMYRGRLWTMRQYAGMGDAEDSNKRYKYLLDAGTTGLSVAFDLPTQIGMDSDSPMATGEVGKVGVAIDSIEDMQRLFDGIPLEKITTSMTINATAAILLALYIAVAKRQGSDPRKLGGTVQNDILKEYIARGTYIYPLKQAMRIVTDIFAYANQHVPEWNTISISGYHMREAGCTAVQEVAFTLANGMAYVQAAIDAGLDVDKFAPRLSFFFNSMSNFLEEVAKFRAARRMWARIMREQFGAKNPRSWMLRFHTQTAGSSLTAQQPENNIVRTALQALAAVLGGTQSLHTNSYDEALALPTEQAVRVALRTQQIVAYESGVAQTIDPLAGSYYVESLTSEIEKHALGYLDKIEAMGGMLKAIERGFVQQEIQNSAYVYQQAVDRLEQVVVGVNRFEQEQERSIELLRLNEDLERQQVERLRELRTRRDKGPWQASLKAVEDAAHSGANLMPAIITAVESYATVGEISDTLRRVFGEYKEAVVI